Proteins encoded by one window of Porphyromonas vaginalis:
- a CDS encoding decaprenyl-phosphate phosphoribosyltransferase, translating to MCRLIPHPINRHCQMNLATLPRLLRCDQWIKNLFVLAPAFFGGVLLDSSLWGGLVVAFFAFSLLSSSIYIVNDIVDQARDRLHPKKRLRPIASGAVSIPVAWTMAALLLILAVALPLALLPRALWCQTLGIMGGYWLLNVCYSYWLKRIAVVDVVSISVGFVLRVLLGGIVAGVVVSEWLVVMTLLLSLFLALAKRRDDYLLYERSGVAMRQAIKGYNRPFLDHTLTMIVGVLLICYLLYTLSAEVHAEPGGDYLYLTALPVLVGLLRYLQITLVEERSGSPTQVVYQDAIIGICVVVWGVLFGLLRYVV from the coding sequence TTGTGCAGACTCATTCCTCATCCTATCAACCGTCACTGCCAGATGAATCTCGCTACCTTACCACGTCTGCTACGTTGCGATCAGTGGATCAAGAACCTCTTTGTCCTAGCACCCGCCTTCTTCGGCGGAGTGCTCCTAGACTCGTCGCTCTGGGGTGGCTTGGTGGTGGCGTTTTTTGCCTTCTCGCTACTCTCCTCCTCGATCTACATCGTCAACGACATCGTGGATCAAGCGCGTGATCGCCTGCATCCTAAGAAACGGCTACGCCCGATAGCCTCTGGGGCGGTCTCGATACCGGTCGCGTGGACCATGGCCGCTCTCTTACTGATCCTTGCGGTGGCTCTGCCGCTGGCACTCCTACCTCGTGCACTCTGGTGTCAAACGCTCGGGATCATGGGTGGCTATTGGCTGCTCAACGTCTGCTACAGCTACTGGCTCAAGCGAATAGCGGTGGTCGACGTGGTCTCTATCTCGGTGGGCTTCGTGCTGCGGGTGCTACTCGGCGGTATCGTCGCTGGGGTGGTGGTCTCGGAGTGGCTCGTGGTGATGACGTTGCTCCTGTCGCTCTTCCTGGCCCTAGCCAAGCGACGCGATGACTACCTCCTCTACGAACGCAGTGGGGTAGCGATGCGACAAGCTATCAAGGGGTACAATCGCCCCTTCCTAGACCATACGCTGACAATGATCGTGGGCGTCCTACTCATCTGCTACCTCCTCTACACGCTCTCGGCCGAGGTGCATGCGGAGCCTGGCGGGGACTACCTCTACCTGACGGCACTCCCAGTGCTCGTGGGCTTGCTGCGTTACCTTCAGATCACACTCGTAGAGGAGCGAAGCGGGAGCCCTACGCAGGTGGTCTACCAGGATGCGATCATCGGCATCTGCGTCGTGGTGTGGGGTGTGCTCTTTGGGCTATTACGCTATGTGGTATAA
- a CDS encoding FimB/Mfa2 family fimbrial subunit: MTSIMSITQGKPPFLCLAKRHSRVLYQSAVLGLLLLCMGLLTSCIPQDPRDICCSKVTLEYRYVRQSVDEYPTEVQQMRHFLYDAHGNLLKEVSQSSATPQTLSLSGLPVGRYTILTVGNATEEHTLLDPLARGSKLSDMTLTLRKLADGNYAPQGDQLFWNYKTIDIQPGANDHYICDLANIHTHLYYSVIWESVPPYADGYSVRLSELTEQYSLDPAKSNLHLPINAEMQVTHDFPLHAPQLIQLEEQPKLFNHTLEGSFISLRYLNDRIPTIQVWHGDEAITKPIDLTRAFRSFGWIPDQRPEQIYRILLRINDDGSVTLFPYFKGTIADWVPGGTVTQ; encoded by the coding sequence ATGACTAGTATAATGAGTATAACGCAAGGGAAGCCCCCCTTCCTCTGCTTAGCTAAGCGACACTCCAGAGTGCTATACCAGAGTGCCGTGCTAGGTCTGCTACTCCTCTGCATGGGGCTACTGACCAGCTGTATACCGCAAGACCCGCGCGACATCTGCTGTAGCAAGGTCACCCTTGAGTATCGCTACGTGCGTCAGAGTGTGGACGAGTACCCTACTGAGGTGCAGCAGATGAGGCACTTCCTCTATGACGCTCACGGCAACCTACTCAAAGAGGTGTCACAGAGCTCCGCTACCCCTCAGACGCTCTCCCTCTCGGGACTGCCTGTGGGTCGCTACACGATCCTCACCGTGGGTAATGCCACTGAGGAGCACACGCTACTCGATCCTCTAGCTAGAGGAAGCAAGCTGTCTGACATGACACTCACGCTGCGCAAGCTCGCTGATGGCAACTACGCTCCGCAGGGTGACCAGCTCTTCTGGAACTATAAGACGATCGACATACAGCCAGGTGCCAACGATCACTACATCTGTGATCTCGCCAACATACATACGCACCTTTACTATAGTGTCATCTGGGAGTCTGTACCGCCCTATGCCGATGGTTACAGCGTACGCCTCTCAGAGTTGACGGAGCAGTACAGCCTCGACCCAGCGAAGTCGAACCTCCATCTGCCGATCAACGCTGAGATGCAGGTCACGCACGACTTCCCGCTACACGCGCCACAGCTCATACAGCTCGAGGAGCAGCCCAAGCTCTTTAACCACACACTAGAGGGCAGCTTCATCTCGCTACGCTATCTCAACGACCGCATCCCCACCATTCAGGTGTGGCACGGCGATGAGGCAATCACCAAGCCGATAGACTTGACACGCGCCTTCCGCTCCTTTGGTTGGATACCAGACCAGAGACCCGAGCAGATCTACCGCATCTTGCTACGCATCAATGATGATGGTAGCGTCACCCTATTCCCCTATTTCAAGGGAACCATCGCAGACTGGGTGCCTGGTGGCACAGTCACGCAGTAA
- a CDS encoding DUF6080 domain-containing protein — protein MGLLNRQLLRRWRVELLCLLGVWALLSVLALYIYSTGLLMPQDDAIGAYLGYDNYFRFTTRGGAWDVSHPLITPLYLINRALMVPLLGEGGALVGILLASALLMAIAVAGCCGYLRHVVQLDARRSLLLSGLLLSTFTVMTLSFTVESYPLSMALLVLSLLCLSGQLKQEKRLSGWHATLWSLLLGGVTLTNFAKPLSLLLLSKEESLWQRARKVFLPTLLLLALVVAVGWFYHQRGGGPEAEESMLTAQVNDLLRFQTRSTDLVPDFFGHPLLISDLELRELHGETVLRPTPYACWAMELLPWGVVLLLLAMIWVGRRYPLAWAIPLYLAVDVAVHLVGGYGLDEAIIFGGHWVFLVPMALGWLYRVVPRQAYRYMDLVLLLLSIYMCTHNLWVILLRLG, from the coding sequence ATGGGACTTTTGAATAGGCAGTTACTACGGCGGTGGCGGGTGGAGCTACTATGCCTGCTGGGTGTCTGGGCATTGCTCTCCGTTCTAGCACTCTATATTTATAGCACTGGGCTGCTGATGCCGCAGGATGACGCTATCGGTGCTTACCTCGGGTATGACAACTACTTCCGCTTCACGACGCGGGGCGGGGCGTGGGATGTGAGCCACCCGCTGATCACGCCGCTATACCTTATTAATAGGGCGCTAATGGTACCGCTCCTGGGCGAAGGGGGCGCACTCGTTGGCATACTCCTCGCCTCGGCACTCCTGATGGCTATTGCCGTGGCGGGATGCTGCGGTTATCTGCGGCATGTGGTGCAGCTCGATGCGAGACGCAGTCTGCTCCTCTCGGGGCTCCTCCTCTCCACCTTTACGGTGATGACGCTCTCCTTTACGGTCGAGAGCTATCCGCTCTCAATGGCGCTGCTCGTCTTATCCCTCCTCTGTCTGAGCGGTCAGCTGAAGCAAGAGAAACGCCTGTCGGGCTGGCATGCTACGCTCTGGAGCCTCCTGCTGGGTGGCGTGACGCTGACAAACTTTGCCAAGCCGCTCTCGCTGCTCCTCCTGAGCAAAGAAGAGTCGCTCTGGCAGCGGGCACGCAAAGTTTTTCTCCCGACACTCCTCCTGCTGGCACTCGTTGTGGCGGTGGGGTGGTTCTACCACCAGAGAGGGGGCGGACCAGAGGCCGAGGAATCGATGCTCACGGCTCAGGTCAACGATCTGCTACGCTTTCAGACAAGGTCGACCGATCTCGTGCCAGACTTCTTCGGTCATCCGCTCCTCATCAGCGATCTGGAGCTGCGTGAACTGCATGGCGAGACGGTGCTGAGACCTACGCCCTATGCTTGCTGGGCTATGGAGTTGCTTCCGTGGGGCGTGGTGCTACTGCTCCTCGCGATGATCTGGGTTGGACGACGCTACCCTTTGGCCTGGGCCATACCGCTCTACCTAGCGGTCGATGTGGCGGTGCATCTCGTCGGTGGCTACGGGCTAGACGAAGCGATTATCTTCGGGGGGCACTGGGTCTTCCTAGTGCCGATGGCGCTGGGCTGGCTCTACCGTGTGGTGCCTAGGCAGGCCTACCGATATATGGACCTCGTGCTGCTACTCCTATCTATATATATGTGTACCCACAACCTGTGGGTCATCTTACTACGCTTAGGCTGA
- a CDS encoding fimbrial protein codes for MKHTINYIVALLALSLALISCSREAGLKMDEGAGNTVRFSIESSLRAVGNENATRPTPALDRERKIESLYAVVYRTSSGLHYKTIKCTDKGGGQFEFDNEKSGEFYFFLVANPNDALVAKLMEGPSTPDDLGMLVATQTPGENNQATNFLMTSERQNVTVKSKESTNLGPIKLVRVAARFDIYNNIEGLKITKVTFGKRRVQSHLFAQVGKMDGIEATENEKIYDGSLFKENTLAATIYGYETDVRNETFFTIEATYNGIELKPETVRLENFVIKRNHLYNIILLHDISGSHEPEDPTMKFGQFQYTVKVVDWNDSELGINYSEDNILRPFYVDFSAQISNAPYMTPYLINSPEDVYTTTKGASEVTITVGGYIEPGTLAFAEGFDNTINATLTDLGNPTTDPKTGKISHSYKLSIPAMDDYVPVLKGNKLALPGFEEIPLVAKNYSGATIKNLTVKHGRFKMPLEYVSEHYLAPHTEGEEFKFATDETDIKNVGYFKTLEFAQKNADLTVAGEKYHIPYHYYELCSLFPFRNTKPGLTTYSVGKNSGPVDNAVEYMSLPCWAVALQGADAAIVTVKSDYRTDKANNVSYGLRFKSSNKGYKQLLVMAYRYQWIGDFKPNINGKVSSYYKVTSRYLGANWNGTIKEIANEDFWNANTEQDVTRNFYAVGSIDEYFDTTPQDKYRDVNNLSYFFGRVFFDDTRDKNLKPGNKRYVHTAILGEAECHSNGYADANRGKYTREINRFFPVRLFSDK; via the coding sequence ATGAAACACACAATAAACTATATAGTAGCCCTCCTAGCACTATCACTCGCCCTAATCTCTTGTAGTAGAGAAGCTGGACTTAAGATGGACGAGGGCGCAGGCAATACCGTACGATTCAGCATTGAGTCTTCACTCCGTGCTGTCGGTAACGAAAATGCGACACGTCCCACGCCAGCACTAGATCGTGAGCGCAAGATAGAGAGCCTCTATGCGGTCGTCTATAGGACTTCCTCTGGTCTGCACTACAAGACCATCAAGTGTACAGACAAAGGCGGAGGTCAGTTTGAGTTTGACAATGAGAAGAGTGGCGAGTTTTACTTCTTCCTCGTTGCCAACCCTAACGATGCACTTGTAGCCAAACTGATGGAGGGGCCCTCTACCCCCGATGATCTAGGGATGCTCGTTGCTACTCAGACTCCTGGTGAGAACAATCAAGCAACAAACTTCCTCATGACATCAGAGCGTCAGAACGTGACCGTCAAGTCAAAGGAGTCTACCAACCTAGGTCCGATCAAGCTGGTTCGTGTCGCTGCCCGCTTTGATATCTACAACAATATTGAAGGCTTGAAGATTACGAAGGTAACCTTTGGCAAGCGCCGTGTCCAGTCTCACCTCTTCGCTCAGGTTGGCAAGATGGACGGCATTGAGGCTACGGAGAATGAAAAGATATACGATGGTTCACTCTTTAAGGAGAATACTCTCGCAGCAACCATCTACGGCTATGAAACTGACGTGCGCAATGAAACCTTCTTTACCATTGAGGCTACTTACAATGGTATAGAACTTAAGCCTGAGACGGTACGTCTAGAGAACTTCGTCATCAAGCGCAACCACCTCTACAACATCATCCTGCTACATGATATTAGCGGTTCGCACGAGCCCGAAGATCCAACGATGAAGTTTGGCCAGTTCCAGTACACCGTCAAGGTGGTCGACTGGAATGACAGCGAGCTGGGTATCAACTACTCAGAAGACAACATCCTCAGACCCTTCTACGTAGACTTCTCAGCTCAGATCTCCAATGCTCCCTACATGACGCCCTACCTAATCAACTCTCCCGAAGATGTCTACACGACAACTAAAGGAGCCAGTGAGGTAACCATCACTGTAGGAGGATACATTGAGCCAGGCACACTAGCTTTTGCAGAGGGTTTTGACAACACGATCAATGCTACACTTACAGATCTAGGTAATCCAACGACAGATCCTAAGACGGGCAAGATATCACACAGCTACAAGCTCTCAATACCAGCTATGGACGATTATGTCCCCGTACTCAAAGGGAATAAGCTCGCTCTGCCTGGCTTTGAGGAGATTCCTCTCGTCGCTAAGAACTACTCTGGGGCTACCATCAAGAACTTGACCGTCAAGCATGGTCGCTTTAAGATGCCTCTAGAGTATGTCTCCGAGCATTACCTAGCGCCTCATACCGAAGGCGAGGAGTTTAAGTTCGCCACGGATGAGACCGACATCAAAAATGTGGGATACTTTAAGACCCTAGAATTTGCTCAGAAGAACGCTGACCTTACAGTAGCGGGAGAGAAGTATCATATTCCTTACCATTACTACGAGCTTTGTAGCTTATTCCCATTCCGCAATACCAAACCAGGTCTTACGACATATAGTGTTGGTAAGAACTCAGGGCCTGTAGATAATGCCGTAGAGTATATGTCACTGCCCTGCTGGGCTGTAGCCTTGCAAGGAGCTGATGCTGCAATTGTTACTGTCAAGTCAGACTATCGAACGGACAAAGCAAACAACGTATCCTATGGACTACGCTTTAAGTCTTCCAACAAGGGATATAAGCAACTGCTTGTTATGGCATATCGATATCAGTGGATAGGCGACTTCAAGCCAAATATCAATGGTAAGGTCTCCTCTTACTACAAGGTCACAAGCCGCTATCTAGGTGCTAACTGGAATGGAACTATAAAAGAAATCGCAAACGAGGACTTTTGGAACGCCAATACAGAGCAAGATGTCACTCGCAACTTCTATGCAGTCGGCTCTATCGATGAGTACTTCGATACGACCCCCCAAGACAAGTATCGGGACGTAAACAATCTGAGCTACTTCTTTGGACGTGTTTTCTTTGATGATACACGAGACAAAAACCTAAAGCCAGGGAATAAGCGCTATGTGCATACTGCCATTCTGGGTGAAGCAGAGTGTCACTCCAACGGCTATGCAGATGCTAATCGAGGTAAGTATACTAGGGAGATAAATAGATTCTTCCCTGTACGTCTCTTCAGTGACAAGTAG
- a CDS encoding DUF3575 domain-containing protein: MRNLYKTLLVCLLLTLAGHLSAQQVGAKVNTLYLATSTLNAGVDFRIASQWSGSILVGYNPWQFPSDRQVTLSNGAQVNANPKAMHLLVMPEVKWWPCKTFERHFIGLHGIYATYNVGGLPLPEQLKDRRYDGDLVGVGLSWGYQWAFAKRWGVELSLGAGYVYTRYKQYECGACGTLQSQGSKGSFAPTKAALNIIYYLK, encoded by the coding sequence ATGAGAAACCTTTATAAGACTTTGCTCGTATGCCTGCTCCTCACGCTCGCTGGTCATCTGTCAGCGCAGCAAGTAGGTGCCAAGGTCAATACGCTATACCTAGCCACCTCGACACTCAATGCGGGTGTGGACTTTCGCATCGCTTCGCAGTGGAGCGGTTCGATCCTCGTGGGGTACAACCCATGGCAATTCCCCAGTGACCGTCAAGTAACACTCTCCAATGGGGCTCAGGTCAATGCTAACCCTAAGGCGATGCACCTACTGGTCATGCCCGAGGTCAAGTGGTGGCCCTGCAAAACCTTCGAGCGGCACTTCATCGGCCTGCATGGGATCTATGCTACCTACAACGTGGGTGGGCTACCTCTCCCCGAGCAGCTGAAGGATCGTCGCTATGATGGTGACCTCGTGGGGGTGGGTCTCTCGTGGGGCTACCAGTGGGCGTTTGCTAAGCGATGGGGCGTAGAGCTATCTCTCGGTGCTGGCTACGTCTACACACGCTACAAGCAGTATGAGTGCGGTGCCTGTGGCACCCTACAGTCTCAGGGCAGCAAAGGGTCCTTTGCTCCTACCAAGGCTGCTCTCAACATTATCTACTACCTGAAGTAA
- a CDS encoding HAD-IB family hydrolase, translating to MDTIAIFDLDGTLTRRDTLLPWLVQMQSRGSLVWHLPYYLYQYAAYRLSGGAADRYKERIIGTVVRGWSYEEGLQREVAFADQIDQMLRPEAIRRLEQHQRDGHRTVLLTASTDLAVSSWARRRGFDLVLATELELAEGLYTGRFATPNCKGAEKVRRLDLALPEWRKVTTYGYGDSASDRDFLALCTKHYYGTFE from the coding sequence GTGGATACGATAGCAATCTTTGACCTAGATGGTACGCTCACACGGCGAGACACGCTCTTGCCGTGGCTGGTGCAGATGCAGTCGCGCGGTTCGCTCGTGTGGCATCTGCCTTACTACCTCTATCAGTATGCTGCCTATCGGCTGAGCGGTGGAGCGGCTGATCGCTACAAAGAGCGCATCATTGGCACGGTGGTGCGTGGCTGGAGCTATGAGGAGGGCCTGCAGCGGGAAGTGGCTTTTGCAGATCAGATAGACCAGATGCTCCGCCCCGAGGCTATACGTCGGCTGGAGCAGCATCAGCGTGACGGACATCGGACGGTCTTGCTGACCGCTTCGACAGATCTGGCGGTCTCGTCGTGGGCTAGGCGTCGTGGCTTTGACCTGGTGCTGGCCACGGAGCTGGAGCTGGCAGAAGGCCTCTATACGGGACGTTTTGCCACGCCCAACTGTAAGGGCGCCGAAAAGGTGCGCCGGCTGGACTTAGCCCTCCCGGAGTGGCGAAAGGTCACAACATACGGCTATGGCGACAGCGCGAGTGATCGTGACTTCCTGGCACTATGTACGAAGCATTACTATGGGACTTTTGAATAG
- a CDS encoding Maf family nucleotide pyrophosphatase yields the protein MRPYRWILGSQSPRRKELLATLGHPFEIRTIEGHSEAYPDTLPLEEVPLYLSQLKAEQLLPTLEADELLITADTVVLLDGQILGKPHDLDDARRMLHRLSGRQHEVVSGVSLSTIDWQISFSSHTLVTFAQLTDSEIDHYVARYQPLDKAGAYGIQEWIGYIGVSHIEGSFYNVMGLPVHRLYRVLQDADLFS from the coding sequence ATGAGACCCTACCGCTGGATCCTTGGCTCCCAATCGCCACGTCGCAAAGAGCTCCTCGCCACACTCGGCCATCCCTTTGAGATACGTACCATCGAGGGACACAGCGAGGCCTACCCTGACACGCTTCCTCTTGAAGAGGTGCCGCTCTATCTCTCCCAGCTCAAAGCGGAGCAGCTACTACCCACACTAGAAGCTGACGAACTGCTCATCACGGCCGACACGGTTGTCCTCCTCGACGGGCAGATCCTCGGCAAGCCACATGACCTGGACGACGCTCGTCGTATGCTACACCGCCTGAGCGGTCGCCAGCATGAGGTCGTCTCGGGCGTTTCGCTCTCCACGATCGATTGGCAAATCTCCTTCTCGAGCCACACGCTGGTCACCTTCGCACAGCTTACGGACAGCGAGATAGACCACTACGTAGCGCGCTACCAACCGCTTGACAAAGCGGGCGCTTATGGCATACAGGAGTGGATCGGCTACATCGGAGTCTCGCACATCGAGGGCTCCTTCTACAACGTCATGGGGCTCCCCGTGCATCGCCTCTACCGCGTACTACAAGACGCCGACCTCTTCTCGTAA
- a CDS encoding heavy metal translocating P-type ATPase: protein MKKKLIRIILTALLLIGAYIVERTCALPMWQLLLVYLVPYLIIGYDVLGEAVEGVAHGELFDEHFLMSIATVGALCIGFLPGAEAQFPEAVFVMLFFQLGELFEGYAEGKSRRAVSHLLEIRPDTANVLRDGVEQTVAPEEVAVGETIIIKPGERVPLDGFVIEGSSALNTVALTGESVPRSVTVEDEVMSGCVNLSGLLTVRVAKTAGDSTASKIIEMVEHATDHKSRSETFIRRFARVYTPVVVIVALLLAFIPPLLTGSFTEHFATWLYRALTFLVISCPCALVISIPLSFFAGIGGASRAGILVKGANYMDALAKARAVLFDKTGTLTKGTFTANAVHPTACEANHLLHMVAHVERHSTHPIAASLRNAYPNEQDDCSIEEVEELAGRGVKARVNGSVVHVGNVALMESIGAQWQPCDHAGTIVHAAIDGNYAGHIVVSDTIKEESSQTIEELSRLGIRQLVMLTGDHVEVAREVAQQVGITEYYADLLPADKLARLVTILEQPARGTVLFVGDGINDAPVLARADVGIAMGGLGSDAAIEAADVVIMDDNTLKIATAIRIARHTVNIALQNAWFAIGIKVLVLLLALLGVATMWMAVFADVGVTVLAVLNAMRALRPVK from the coding sequence ATGAAGAAGAAACTAATACGTATCATACTCACAGCCCTGCTACTCATCGGGGCCTATATCGTGGAGCGCACCTGCGCGCTCCCGATGTGGCAGCTCCTCTTGGTCTACCTCGTGCCATACCTTATTATAGGGTATGACGTGCTCGGCGAGGCGGTCGAGGGCGTGGCGCATGGCGAACTCTTTGACGAGCACTTCCTCATGAGCATCGCCACCGTGGGCGCGCTCTGCATAGGCTTCCTGCCGGGAGCCGAGGCGCAGTTCCCCGAGGCGGTCTTTGTGATGCTCTTCTTCCAGCTGGGCGAGCTCTTCGAGGGGTATGCCGAGGGCAAGAGCCGTCGTGCCGTTTCCCACCTCCTCGAGATACGTCCCGACACGGCAAACGTGCTACGCGACGGTGTCGAGCAGACGGTTGCCCCTGAGGAAGTAGCCGTGGGCGAGACGATCATCATCAAGCCTGGTGAGCGGGTTCCACTGGACGGATTCGTTATCGAGGGCTCCTCAGCTCTTAACACGGTCGCACTCACGGGCGAGAGCGTACCCCGCAGCGTCACCGTCGAGGACGAGGTTATGTCTGGCTGTGTCAACCTATCGGGTCTGCTCACCGTCCGCGTTGCCAAGACTGCGGGCGACTCCACCGCCTCTAAGATCATCGAGATGGTCGAGCATGCCACCGATCATAAGTCACGGAGCGAGACGTTCATACGTCGCTTCGCCCGTGTCTACACGCCCGTCGTAGTGATTGTCGCTCTCCTGCTCGCCTTCATTCCACCCCTCCTGACAGGAAGCTTCACCGAGCACTTCGCCACCTGGCTTTACAGGGCACTGACCTTCCTAGTCATCTCCTGTCCCTGCGCTCTAGTCATCTCCATCCCGCTCTCCTTCTTTGCCGGTATCGGAGGCGCTTCACGGGCGGGTATCTTGGTCAAGGGAGCCAACTATATGGATGCTTTGGCGAAGGCACGTGCCGTCCTTTTTGACAAAACAGGCACCCTGACGAAAGGCACTTTTACCGCCAATGCGGTGCATCCGACAGCCTGCGAGGCGAACCACCTGCTACACATGGTGGCTCACGTGGAGCGTCACTCCACACACCCGATCGCTGCCTCGCTGCGTAACGCCTACCCCAACGAGCAGGACGACTGCTCTATCGAGGAGGTCGAGGAGCTTGCCGGGCGAGGCGTCAAGGCGCGTGTCAACGGCTCCGTAGTTCACGTGGGCAACGTAGCGCTCATGGAGTCTATCGGTGCTCAGTGGCAACCCTGCGACCATGCGGGTACTATCGTGCATGCGGCTATCGACGGCAACTATGCGGGACATATTGTCGTCTCGGACACGATCAAGGAGGAGTCTAGCCAGACGATCGAGGAGTTGAGCCGTCTAGGCATCCGCCAGCTGGTTATGCTCACAGGCGACCACGTGGAGGTAGCTCGTGAGGTAGCACAGCAGGTGGGCATCACCGAGTACTACGCGGATCTGCTGCCTGCGGACAAGCTGGCACGCCTCGTGACGATCCTCGAGCAGCCGGCCCGAGGCACCGTTCTCTTCGTAGGCGATGGTATCAACGATGCGCCTGTCCTAGCGCGTGCCGATGTGGGTATCGCCATGGGTGGACTAGGCTCTGATGCTGCCATAGAGGCGGCCGACGTGGTCATCATGGACGACAATACGCTCAAGATCGCTACTGCCATACGCATCGCACGACACACGGTCAACATTGCCCTTCAGAACGCTTGGTTTGCCATAGGTATCAAGGTATTGGTACTGCTCCTGGCTCTGCTCGGTGTAGCCACTATGTGGATGGCCGTCTTCGCCGATGTAGGCGTGACCGTCCTCGCCGTGCTCAACGCGATGCGCGCCTTACGACCAGTCAAGTAA
- a CDS encoding IS110 family transposase encodes MKYFFIGIDVSKEKLDATMIHYESESDSEQQLAYTTVENNPKGFRSLVSWSKKNAGRRVKTDTMLFCCETTGGYDRALCDWLYGNGLNIWRESALQIKRSMGLRKGKDDKADSEMIAYYALRFRSQATLYKPLDGNMRSLRDLFLYRQSLVAERQAKMVSSKEKQHISSKSKVDNFIYRDAQKGIDILTKSIKKCECRMLEIIKEDEEMYRNYLHLISCKGVGLITSVMLIIYTDNFKSWNAKKMASYCGIAPFYESSGSSVFHKANTSGYSNRRLKGILTQAARSAITHNPTLRQYYLRMKAQGKPYGVILNNVNNKLVHILFSLVLHDCDFELDHEAKRALRA; translated from the coding sequence ATGAAATACTTTTTCATCGGCATCGATGTATCCAAAGAGAAACTAGACGCCACAATGATTCACTACGAATCTGAATCAGACAGCGAGCAGCAGCTCGCCTACACTACAGTAGAAAACAACCCTAAGGGGTTCCGGAGCCTCGTCTCTTGGAGTAAGAAGAACGCTGGTCGAAGAGTCAAGACCGACACCATGCTCTTCTGCTGTGAGACTACAGGAGGATACGATCGCGCACTCTGCGACTGGCTCTACGGCAACGGCCTAAACATCTGGCGCGAAAGTGCTCTGCAGATCAAGCGCAGCATGGGTCTGCGCAAAGGCAAGGACGACAAAGCCGACTCAGAGATGATCGCTTACTACGCCCTACGCTTCCGCTCCCAAGCCACTCTCTATAAACCTCTGGACGGGAACATGCGTAGCCTACGTGACCTCTTTCTCTATAGGCAGTCTCTAGTTGCCGAGAGACAGGCTAAGATGGTTAGTTCCAAGGAAAAACAGCACATCTCTAGCAAGTCTAAAGTCGACAACTTCATCTACCGAGATGCTCAGAAGGGCATCGACATCCTGACCAAAAGCATCAAAAAGTGCGAGTGCCGAATGCTTGAAATCATCAAGGAAGACGAGGAGATGTACCGCAACTACCTGCACCTCATTTCCTGCAAAGGAGTGGGCCTCATCACCTCTGTCATGCTGATCATCTACACCGACAACTTCAAGAGCTGGAATGCCAAGAAGATGGCTAGCTACTGCGGTATAGCACCCTTCTACGAGAGCTCTGGGAGCTCAGTCTTTCACAAAGCCAACACAAGTGGCTACAGTAACCGACGGCTAAAAGGAATCTTGACCCAAGCAGCCCGAAGTGCCATAACTCATAACCCAACATTAAGACAATACTACCTACGCATGAAAGCCCAAGGCAAGCCCTACGGGGTCATCCTCAACAATGTCAACAATAAGCTCGTACACATTCTCTTCTCTTTAGTTCTGCACGACTGCGACTTCGAGCTGGACCACGAAGCGAAGAGAGCTCTTCGAGCCTAG